One Oncorhynchus clarkii lewisi isolate Uvic-CL-2024 chromosome 28, UVic_Ocla_1.0, whole genome shotgun sequence genomic region harbors:
- the LOC139387414 gene encoding C-C motif chemokine 20-like — MAQIRAPVIVLLVLLAVGLFAAEVSAAKQGFPRGCCTSYSQGRMAIHLILGFSIQTVIDGCNIDAIIFYTVRGRFQCVDPTKDWVMKAVRKLRERAERLNKKRS, encoded by the exons ATGGCCCAGATCAGAGCCCCTGTTATTGTACTGCTCGTGCTCCTGGCTGTGGGGCTGTTTGCTGCTGAGGTTTCTGCAGCTAAACAAG GTTTTCCTAGAGGCTGTTGTACGAGTTACTCCCAGGGTAGGATGGCCATCCATCTCATCCTTGGCTTTTCCATACAGACAGTGATTGACGGGTGCAACATTGATGCTATCAT TTTCTACACTGTCAGAGGGAGATTCCAATGTGTGGATCCCACCAAGGACTGGGTTATGAAAGCTGTTCGCAAGCTGAG GGAGAGAGCGGAACGATTGAACAAGAAAAGGTCATAG